In Nicotiana tabacum cultivar K326 chromosome 21, ASM71507v2, whole genome shotgun sequence, one DNA window encodes the following:
- the LOC107776986 gene encoding ABC transporter I family member 1: MSLRRPPLPRLLLNNVSCMRNAQQILRNVNVSLHDGGALVLTGTNGSGKSTFLRMLAGFSKPSAGEILWNGHDITDSGVFQQYKLQLNWLSLKDAIKEKFTVLDNVQWFEVLEGKQGRSLPALQLMGLGRLVNDKARMLSMGQRKRVQLARLLAIDRPIWLLDEPSVALDDEGVKLLEYIIAEHRKKGGIVIVATHLPIQIEDAMFLRLPPRFPRRMTLVDMLDRGGLD, encoded by the coding sequence ATGTCTTTGCGTAGACCTCCCCTTCCTCGACTTCTGCTGAACAATGTGTCTTGCATGAGAAATGCTCAACAAATACTGCGCAATGTAAATGTTTCCCTCCATGATGGTGGTGCACTTGTACTAACAGGCACTAATGGCTCTGGTAAATCGACATTCTTGCGCATGTTAGCTGGTTTCTCGAAACCATCAGCTGGTGAGATACTCTGGAATGGTCATGATATCACTGATTCAGGTGTTTTTCAACAGTACAAACTTCAGCTCAACTGGCTCTCTCTTAAGGACGCTATCAAAGAGAAGTTCACAGTCCTTGATAATGTTCAATGGTTCGAAGTTCTTGAAGGCAAGCAAGGAAGATCTCTGCCAGCTTTGCAGCTTATGGGGCTTGGAAGATTAGTAAACGATAAAGCACGAATGCTTTCTATGGGTCAAAGGAAAAGGGTACAGCTGGCCAGATTGTTGGCAATTGATCGGCCTATTTGGTTGCTTGATGAACCTTCAGTAGCATTGGATGACGAAGGTGTGAAATTGCTCGAGTACATTATTGCAGAGCACAGAAAAAAAGGTGGTATTGTCATTGTCGCCACCCATCTGCCTATTCAGATTGAGGATGCAATGTTTTTAAGGTTGCCACCGAGGTTCCCAAGAAGGATGACTTTGGTAGACATGCTTGATCGAGGTGGCCTGGACTGA